The Rhodoferax ferrireducens T118 DNA segment GATGTCGAGGCGGCTTCGCTGCCCGAGACGTTTTTCACGGTCTGGAGCAATGTGTTTGACCGGGCGCAATTGCAGACAGGTGAAACCTTGTTGATTCAGGGGGGCTCCAGCGGCATTGGTGTCAGCGCCATTCAGTTGGCCAAGGCCCTGGGTTCCCGGGTCATCGTGACGGCGGGCAGCGACGAGAAATGCGCCGCTTGTCTGGCGTTGGGCGCCGATCATGCCATCAACTACAAGACGCACGATTTTCAGGAAGAGGTCAAGAGATTGACCGGTGGCCAGGGCGTGAATGTCATTCTCGACATGGTGGCCGGCAGCTATGTGGCCAAGGAGATTGAGTGTTTGAGTGAGGATGGCCGGCTGGTCATCATTGCCGTGCAGGGTGGCGTCAAGAGTGAGATCAACGCCGGTCTGGTGCTGCGTCGGCGCCTCACGGTGACGGGGTCGACCTTGCGGGCGCGACCGGTTGCTTTCAAGGCCGCGATTGCGCGGGCGCTTCTGAAAAATGTCTGGCCGTTGATTGAGCAAGGCCGCATCAAGCCGGTGATTCACAGCACATTTTCGGCGCAGGATGCCTTCAGGGCGCATGCCCTGATGGAGTCCAATTTGCATGTTGGAAAAATTGTTTTGACTTGGGGTGTGGCA contains these protein-coding regions:
- a CDS encoding NAD(P)H-quinone oxidoreductase, with the protein product MKVIEISAFGAPDVLRLGERPMPVPGVGELLIRVAASGVNRPDVLQRTGNYPVPSGASDIPGLEVAGVIERGDEQELASAGFKLGERVCALVAGGGYAQYCIAPVGQCLPVPKGLSDVEAASLPETFFTVWSNVFDRAQLQTGETLLIQGGSSGIGVSAIQLAKALGSRVIVTAGSDEKCAACLALGADHAINYKTHDFQEEVKRLTGGQGVNVILDMVAGSYVAKEIECLSEDGRLVIIAVQGGVKSEINAGLVLRRRLTVTGSTLRARPVAFKAAIARALLKNVWPLIEQGRIKPVIHSTFSAQDAFRAHALMESNLHVGKIVLTWGVA